In the genome of Pongo pygmaeus isolate AG05252 chromosome 9, NHGRI_mPonPyg2-v2.0_pri, whole genome shotgun sequence, one region contains:
- the LOC129007194 gene encoding LOW QUALITY PROTEIN: olfactory receptor 5B12 (The sequence of the model RefSeq protein was modified relative to this genomic sequence to represent the inferred CDS: inserted 1 base in 1 codon; deleted 1 base in 1 codon), whose translation MENNTEVTEFILVGLTDDPELQIPLFIVFLFIYLITLVGNLGMIELILLDSCLHTPMYFFLSNLSLVDFGYSSGVTPKVMVGFLTGDKFILYNACATKFFXFVAFITAESFLLASMAYDRYAALCKPLHYTTTMTTNVCACLAIGSYVCGFLNASIHTRNTFRLSFCRSNVVEHFFCDASPLLALSCSNNYISEMVIFFVVGFNDLFSMLVILISYLFIFITILKMHSSEGCQKAFSTCASHLTAVSIFYGTGIFMYLRPSSSHFMGTDKMASVFYAIVIPMSNPLAYSLRNKEVKSAFKKTVAKAKASIGFIF comes from the exons ATGGAGAACAACACAGAGGTGACTGAATTCATTCTTGTGGGGTTAACTGATGACCCAGAACTGCAGATCCCACTCTTCATAGTCTTCCTTTTCATCTACCTCATCACTCTGGTTGGGAACCTGGGGATGATTGAGTTGATTCTATTGGACTCCTGtctccacacccccatgtacttcttcctcagTAACCTCTCCCTGGTGGACTTTGGTTATTCCTCAGGTGTCACTCCCAAGGTGATGGTGGGGTTCCTCACAGGAGACAAATTCATATTATACAATGCTTGTGCCACAAAATTCT TCTTTGTAGCCTTTATCACTGCAGAAAGTTTCCTCCTGGCATCAATGGCCTATGACCGCTATGCAGCATTGTGTAAACCCCTGCATTACACCACCACCATGACAACAAATGTATGTGCTTGCCTGGCCATAGGCTCCTACGTCTGTGGTTTCCTGAATGCATCCATTCATACTAGGAACACTTTCAGGCTCTCCTTCTGTAGATCCAATGTAGTTGAACAC TTTTTCTGTGATGCTTCTCCTCTCTTGGCTCTCTCATGTTCAAACAACTACATCAGTGAGATGGttattttttttgtggtgggATTCAATGACCTCTTTTCTATGCTGGTAATCTTGATCTcctacttatttatatttatcaccATCCTGAAGATGCACTCATCTGAAGGATGCCAGAAGGCCTTTTCCACTTGTGCTTCCCACCTTACTGCAGTTTCCATCTTTTATGGGACAGGCATTTTTATGTACTTACGACCTAGCTCCAGCCATTTCATGGGCACTGACAAAATGGCATCTGTGTTCTATGCCATAGTCATTCCCATGTCGAATCCACTGGCCTACAGCCTGAGGAACAAAGAGGTTAAGAGTGCCTTTAAAAAGACTGTAGCGAAGGCAAAGGCCTCTATAGgattcatattttaa